The proteins below are encoded in one region of Tolumonas auensis DSM 9187:
- a CDS encoding PaaI family thioesterase, which produces MKTYQACLQSHANCVVCSDGDQNPHSLQLRFTHVTENEVAADYRVNKKHQGYINLLHGGIASTLLDAAMTHCLLAKGIEALTAELNVRFHTPVLVGDSVQIMGRLISQRRGIYLLEATLSVAKQVCVKATGKFIQPKGGVIHRELSV; this is translated from the coding sequence ATGAAAACTTATCAGGCATGTCTGCAAAGCCATGCAAATTGTGTTGTATGTAGCGATGGCGATCAAAATCCACATTCACTGCAACTCAGGTTTACCCATGTGACAGAAAATGAAGTTGCCGCTGATTATCGGGTAAATAAAAAGCATCAGGGATATATCAACTTATTACACGGCGGCATTGCCAGCACCTTGCTGGACGCGGCGATGACGCATTGTCTGTTAGCCAAAGGGATTGAAGCGCTGACTGCGGAACTGAATGTGCGTTTTCATACGCCGGTTTTAGTTGGTGATTCGGTGCAGATCATGGGTCGTTTAATTAGTCAGCGACGCGGTATTTATTTACTGGAGGCCACCCTGTCAGTGGCAAAGCAAGTTTGTGTGAAAGCGACAGGTAAGTTCATTCAACCCAAAGGGGGAGTGATCCATCGTGAGTTGTCTGTTTGA
- a CDS encoding MBL fold metallo-hydrolase — protein MSCLFELTVICDNHAAEGLLPEHGLAFVLRADENKILFDTGSGETLIHNATKLGIDLADITYLVLSHGHYDHTGGIAQVLHLNEHCPLIAHPFVLSERYSRHPDRPVRRISMPFSVQAALQQLSPIRLRCQSVSSMLSNNVGVTGKIPRTSLFEDTGGPFYIDEAGQFNDAIPDDQALWINTPQGLVIILGCCHAGVVNTIEYIRHLAGESRVAGIIGGLHLLHASPERIEQTLIYLKKLKPDFIYAGHCTGDDVIVTMRENLRDTAVCQLYAGIDIGTVRS, from the coding sequence GTGAGTTGTCTGTTTGAGTTGACTGTTATCTGCGATAACCATGCAGCAGAGGGGTTACTCCCTGAACATGGTCTGGCATTTGTGCTTCGTGCGGATGAAAACAAAATTCTGTTTGATACCGGCAGCGGCGAAACATTGATCCACAATGCGACTAAGCTGGGTATTGATCTGGCTGATATCACTTATCTGGTACTGAGCCATGGTCACTATGATCATACTGGTGGGATCGCCCAGGTGCTGCACTTGAATGAACACTGCCCGCTCATTGCACATCCCTTTGTCTTATCTGAACGATACAGCCGTCATCCCGATCGGCCTGTAAGACGTATCAGCATGCCATTCAGTGTTCAGGCCGCGTTACAGCAATTATCTCCGATACGGCTACGCTGTCAGTCAGTATCTTCTATGCTGAGCAACAACGTAGGTGTTACCGGCAAAATCCCGCGAACCAGTTTATTTGAAGACACAGGCGGGCCATTTTATATTGATGAAGCAGGCCAGTTTAATGACGCCATCCCGGATGATCAGGCCTTATGGATTAATACACCGCAGGGTCTGGTGATTATTCTGGGCTGTTGTCATGCCGGTGTCGTGAATACGATCGAATATATCCGTCATCTTGCCGGGGAGTCTCGTGTTGCGGGCATCATTGGCGGACTCCATCTGCTCCATGCATCTCCTGAACGGATTGAACAGACCCTTATTTATTTAAAAAAACTCAAGCCTGATTTCATCTATGCCGGACATTGTACAGGTGATGATGTCATTGTGACGATGCGTGAAAATCTGCGGGACACCGCGGTATGTCAGCTATACGCCGGTATAGATATAGGAACTGTGAGGAGCTGA
- a CDS encoding dihydrolipoyl dehydrogenase, with product MNSEINTDVVIVGAGSAGLYALREVRRARKSFILIDTGPLGTTCARVGCMPSKVALHAAKLWAGCNKLSQIGVTGTDVLSIDLSATWSALRAQRDKFSHSAATKARNAAGEHLIIGAARFLEPTLIEVDSINGKQTIRASSVVIATGSRPVVPAWLEPVKNRMVTTDDFFELSALPERVGILGLGAIGLEMGAALSRLGVEVIGADLASTVAGITDPVIAKQATAYFGSEMTLWLGAPVSVERTEKGVLVRSGDNQAEVDLILSALGRRPNVDMLGLAEAGFPIGERGMPVFDTRTLQIGHLPVFIAGDANGFRPLMHEAADEGAIAGFNAVQETVTRFRRKVAVGIAFTDPDICSVGARFDELHLEHVVIGSASGEANGRAKILGAESSLLRVYADARDGQLLGASILADGGEHLAHLLAWAIQRGETATSLLELPFYHPVMEEMLQTALQEIAKKVTMPGGVPLGLVADEFS from the coding sequence ATGAACAGCGAAATCAATACTGATGTCGTGATTGTGGGAGCTGGTAGTGCTGGTTTATATGCACTGAGAGAAGTTCGCCGCGCCCGGAAATCTTTTATTCTGATCGATACCGGCCCGTTAGGGACAACCTGCGCCCGGGTTGGCTGCATGCCGTCAAAAGTGGCTTTGCATGCGGCTAAATTATGGGCGGGGTGTAATAAATTAAGTCAAATAGGTGTGACAGGTACAGATGTTTTATCGATAGATCTGTCTGCGACCTGGAGTGCACTCCGCGCACAGCGTGATAAATTCAGTCACAGTGCAGCAACGAAAGCCCGGAATGCTGCAGGTGAGCATCTGATCATAGGTGCTGCCCGGTTTCTGGAACCTACGTTGATAGAGGTGGATTCCATCAACGGTAAACAAACCATTCGTGCATCCTCAGTTGTCATCGCGACAGGATCTCGCCCGGTTGTACCTGCCTGGCTGGAACCCGTAAAAAATCGAATGGTCACGACAGATGATTTTTTTGAGTTGTCGGCACTACCTGAACGAGTCGGGATCCTTGGGCTGGGGGCGATTGGTCTGGAGATGGGCGCTGCTTTATCTCGTCTCGGCGTAGAGGTGATTGGGGCCGATCTCGCGTCAACAGTGGCCGGAATTACTGATCCGGTCATAGCCAAACAAGCAACAGCATATTTTGGTTCAGAAATGACGCTGTGGTTAGGTGCTCCCGTTAGTGTAGAGCGGACAGAAAAAGGCGTACTAGTTCGTAGCGGTGATAATCAGGCTGAAGTAGATCTTATTCTGAGCGCATTAGGCCGCCGCCCGAATGTAGATATGCTTGGATTGGCAGAAGCCGGATTTCCAATCGGTGAACGGGGTATGCCAGTATTTGATACCCGGACATTACAAATCGGTCATTTACCGGTATTTATTGCCGGCGATGCAAATGGCTTTCGGCCTCTGATGCATGAGGCAGCCGATGAAGGTGCTATCGCTGGTTTTAATGCAGTTCAAGAAACTGTCACCCGGTTTCGTCGGAAGGTCGCTGTCGGTATCGCATTTACGGATCCTGACATCTGTTCTGTAGGAGCCCGGTTTGATGAGTTACACCTTGAGCATGTTGTGATTGGCAGCGCCAGTGGTGAAGCAAATGGGCGGGCTAAGATTTTAGGTGCGGAAAGTAGTTTATTGCGGGTTTATGCCGATGCCCGGGATGGTCAGTTGCTTGGTGCATCAATTCTGGCAGATGGCGGTGAACATCTGGCACATTTGCTGGCGTGGGCGATACAGCGAGGAGAAACTGCAACCAGTTTACTTGAATTGCCTTTTTATCACCCGGTAATGGAAGAGATGCTGCAGACTGCATTACAGGAAATAGCCAAAAAAGTCACTATGCCGGGAGGCGTTCCGCTTGGGCTGGTTGCTGATGAATTTAGCTAA
- a CDS encoding TOBE domain-containing protein: protein MIDWLVSIPALLREPETRFSLSLTGQVVLITLLLHLIASLLLGYCLSKKSFPGRVIIDLLVTLPLVFPPVATGYALLMILGKNGPLRCRILARDVSLVSEKHPDTSILNLIPVRVVSITETTSPGNVLIRLNTNGTILLALITKRSCHALTLKKQMSVWAQIKSVAVLG from the coding sequence ATGATTGATTGGCTTGTCAGTATTCCAGCTTTGTTGAGGGAACCGGAAACCCGGTTCTCTCTTTCTCTGACGGGTCAGGTTGTACTAATAACACTATTACTGCATCTGATCGCCAGCCTGTTACTGGGTTATTGTCTCAGCAAAAAAAGTTTTCCGGGACGCGTGATTATTGACCTGCTAGTCACTCTGCCACTTGTTTTTCCTCCTGTAGCTACTGGTTATGCACTGCTAATGATATTGGGTAAAAACGGTCCTTTACGATGCCGGATTCTGGCCCGAGATGTGAGTCTGGTGTCAGAAAAACATCCGGATACCAGCATCCTGAATCTGATCCCGGTCCGGGTAGTCAGCATTACAGAAACTACTTCCCCCGGAAATGTACTTATCCGGTTAAATACAAACGGGACGATATTACTTGCATTGATCACGAAGCGATCATGTCATGCACTGACACTAAAAAAACAGATGTCCGTGTGGGCACAAATTAAGAGCGTGGCGGTTCTGGGTTAA
- the modA gene encoding molybdate ABC transporter substrate-binding protein yields MKKYALFILFCVSPFLHAETLLVAGFAGYKRPVSELSQQFEKVTNNKVDLFYGNMAQVLAQTSQSDDVSLVIGDLSFLKQAKKVSFSHFIPLGDGTLVLAYAKGKSLDSPQQLLSEKFTRIALPDTKKAVYGIAAHEFLSVGELDKKLKNKLMEVSSVPQVSSYLISGEVDAGFINMTEALAIQDKIGGYIEIDHQTYSPIYIAAAVVKGHENNAAIKAFQNYLNSDAAHKALQGAGL; encoded by the coding sequence ATGAAAAAATATGCTCTGTTCATCCTGTTTTGTGTATCTCCTTTTTTACATGCAGAAACACTGCTGGTCGCTGGTTTTGCCGGCTATAAACGCCCGGTCAGTGAACTCAGTCAGCAATTCGAAAAGGTGACTAACAATAAAGTCGACTTGTTCTATGGCAACATGGCTCAGGTACTGGCGCAAACCAGTCAATCTGACGATGTATCACTGGTTATTGGTGATTTGTCATTTCTCAAGCAGGCAAAAAAAGTCTCGTTTAGTCATTTCATTCCGCTGGGTGATGGCACACTTGTGCTGGCATATGCAAAGGGAAAATCGTTGGATTCTCCTCAACAACTGCTAAGTGAAAAATTTACCCGGATTGCGTTACCAGATACTAAAAAGGCGGTTTATGGTATAGCCGCTCATGAATTTTTATCTGTCGGCGAATTGGATAAAAAGCTGAAAAATAAATTGATGGAAGTCAGCTCGGTTCCGCAGGTTTCCAGTTATCTGATCAGTGGCGAAGTCGATGCCGGCTTTATCAATATGACAGAAGCATTGGCTATTCAGGATAAAATTGGTGGTTATATTGAAATCGACCATCAAACTTATTCGCCAATCTATATTGCTGCTGCCGTGGTAAAAGGCCATGAAAATAACGCTGCGATAAAAGCGTTTCAAAACTATCTAAATTCTGATGCCGCCCATAAAGCGTTACAGGGTGCAGGGTTATGA
- the modD gene encoding ModD protein, giving the protein MRCVLTDEQLLKLLHDDVPFGDLTTELLLTVDKPVQITFAARQDMTVCCVEEAARLFELCGATSELLVSSGHSVTKGSVLLKATGHTDALFAVWKVTQILVEWASGVASATRALVDAAGSVPVACTRKQTPGTKALSVKAVKAGGGVIHRLGLSESILLFAEHRQFLTETPAAILQRLKIQAPEHRRVVEVHDLDDARLWANAGAEVLQMDKFSLEDVRACAAFCRENNLPVILAAAGGVNAKNAADYVAAGAGLLVTSAPYHAEPKDVQVTFISGG; this is encoded by the coding sequence ATGCGCTGTGTGCTTACCGATGAGCAATTATTGAAGTTATTACACGACGATGTGCCATTTGGAGACTTGACTACCGAACTGCTGCTTACAGTAGATAAACCGGTTCAGATCACTTTTGCCGCGCGACAGGACATGACCGTCTGTTGTGTCGAAGAAGCGGCCCGGCTGTTTGAATTGTGTGGTGCAACGAGCGAACTGCTGGTTTCATCGGGTCATTCGGTAACGAAAGGTTCTGTGTTGCTGAAAGCGACAGGCCATACCGATGCGTTATTTGCAGTCTGGAAAGTGACACAGATACTGGTGGAATGGGCGAGTGGGGTTGCCAGTGCAACTCGTGCTCTGGTTGACGCCGCTGGTTCTGTTCCGGTTGCCTGTACCCGAAAACAGACTCCGGGTACGAAAGCGCTATCGGTCAAAGCGGTGAAAGCGGGTGGCGGTGTCATTCATCGGCTGGGCTTATCAGAAAGCATTTTGCTGTTTGCGGAGCACCGGCAATTTCTGACAGAGACACCAGCCGCTATTTTGCAGCGATTGAAAATCCAGGCACCGGAACATCGTCGTGTTGTCGAAGTGCATGATCTGGACGATGCCAGACTGTGGGCCAACGCGGGTGCAGAAGTTTTGCAAATGGATAAATTCTCGTTGGAAGATGTGCGCGCCTGCGCTGCATTCTGCCGGGAAAATAATCTGCCAGTGATTCTTGCTGCTGCAGGGGGCGTTAATGCAAAAAATGCAGCGGACTATGTCGCCGCAGGTGCGGGCTTACTGGTGACATCCGCGCCGTATCATGCAGAACCGAAAGACGTGCAGGTCACCTTTATTTCCGGTGGTTAA
- a CDS encoding rhodanese-like domain-containing protein produces the protein MLLRTFLLVTALIFSFTVKAKDWLIDVRTANEYSIDHADGAANIEYQQIVLGAQHLGIQKQDTVRLYCRSGRRAEIARESLLHAGYQKVENLGSLQEAESWTQTSRIAAVQQ, from the coding sequence ATGTTGCTCAGAACATTCTTACTGGTTACAGCATTAATCTTCAGCTTTACAGTCAAAGCGAAAGACTGGTTAATTGATGTCAGAACAGCAAATGAATACAGCATTGATCATGCTGATGGTGCCGCCAACATCGAGTATCAACAAATAGTGCTTGGGGCGCAGCATCTGGGAATTCAGAAACAGGATACAGTCCGTTTGTATTGCAGGTCAGGTCGTCGGGCAGAGATTGCACGAGAGTCTTTGCTACATGCAGGCTATCAGAAAGTTGAAAACCTGGGGTCACTACAAGAAGCGGAAAGCTGGACTCAAACATCGCGTATTGCTGCTGTTCAGCAATAA
- a CDS encoding TerC family protein has translation MERLDAWWMWSGFAVLVILIFLIDLFVGGGKQHRVSFREAAIWSVIWVCVACVFNGGIWLYLDNTVSRELANEKALEFFTGYLIEKALAIDNFFVWLMLFNYFAIPAELQRRVLIYGVLGAIVMRTGMIFAGAWLISHFHWILYVFGGFLVMTAIKMIWAADKEPDWANNPLILWLHHHLKITHKLHDEKFIVIQKGVRYVTPLFLVLVLVEISDLIFAVDSIPAIFAITTDPFIVLTSNIFAIMGLRAMYFLLVGFADRFVFLKYGLAAILLFIGSKMLLMNIIKIPILLSLGVVAVILAISVIASLVHNRRHRITK, from the coding sequence ATGGAACGACTTGATGCCTGGTGGATGTGGAGTGGTTTCGCTGTACTGGTTATCCTCATCTTTTTGATCGATCTGTTTGTCGGTGGCGGCAAGCAGCACAGAGTTTCATTCAGAGAAGCGGCAATCTGGTCAGTGATCTGGGTTTGTGTGGCGTGTGTTTTTAATGGTGGGATCTGGTTATATCTCGATAACACGGTAAGCCGGGAACTGGCGAATGAAAAAGCACTGGAGTTTTTTACCGGCTATCTGATTGAAAAAGCACTCGCAATTGATAATTTTTTCGTCTGGCTGATGTTGTTTAATTACTTTGCTATTCCGGCAGAACTGCAACGCCGGGTTTTGATATATGGCGTTCTGGGTGCCATTGTGATGCGGACCGGAATGATATTTGCCGGCGCCTGGCTGATATCGCATTTCCACTGGATCCTTTATGTTTTCGGCGGATTCCTGGTCATGACGGCCATCAAAATGATCTGGGCTGCCGATAAAGAGCCGGACTGGGCGAATAATCCATTGATATTATGGCTACACCATCATTTAAAAATAACCCATAAATTACATGATGAAAAATTCATCGTAATTCAAAAAGGTGTGCGTTATGTAACCCCGTTGTTCCTGGTTCTGGTGCTGGTTGAAATCAGTGATCTTATTTTTGCCGTTGATAGTATTCCGGCTATTTTTGCTATTACGACCGATCCATTTATTGTTCTTACATCGAATATATTTGCAATCATGGGGTTACGGGCAATGTATTTCCTGCTGGTTGGTTTTGCTGACCGGTTTGTATTTCTTAAATACGGTCTGGCTGCGATTCTGTTGTTTATTGGCAGTAAAATGTTGCTGATGAATATAATTAAAATCCCGATCCTGTTATCACTGGGGGTGGTGGCTGTGATTCTGGCTATCAGCGTGATTGCCAGTCTTGTGCATAATCGCCGTCACAGGATCACTAAATAA
- a CDS encoding TusE/DsrC/DsvC family sulfur relay protein: MLVIGNKEIETDAHGYLKNMSDWTPELAELIAAGEQITLSEPHWEVIHFVRDFYAEYKTSPAIRALVKAMALKLGEDKGNSRYLYRLFPDGPAKQATKIAGLPKPAKCI, translated from the coding sequence ATGCTGGTTATTGGCAACAAAGAAATTGAGACTGATGCTCATGGTTATCTGAAAAACATGAGTGACTGGACACCCGAACTGGCAGAACTGATTGCCGCCGGCGAGCAGATCACGCTGAGCGAACCGCATTGGGAAGTGATCCATTTTGTCCGCGATTTCTATGCTGAATATAAAACCTCCCCCGCTATTCGCGCACTGGTTAAAGCCATGGCGCTGAAACTGGGGGAAGATAAGGGAAACAGCCGTTATCTCTACCGTCTGTTCCCGGACGGTCCGGCCAAGCAGGCCACCAAAATTGCCGGCCTGCCCAAACCGGCAAAATGCATTTAA
- the yccS gene encoding YccS family putative transporter has translation MLAFTRFLQRFITDTHVFFALKVSCALAGVLLPGLYLDMTHETVAMSLGIVAGAIAEPDDSPAGRVKSLLLTLACFWIATLSVQLLYPYPWLFAGGLFVSAFSFIMLGGLGKRYSSISFGSLLVAVYSMMGAAQAPTIWFQPVWLCTGALWYGFISLCWLWITPNKPLREQLAQSCFSLARYCTQKAWLFPSNADEQPTIHQKLAILNVDCMASINLCQEMIARRTDPFDQELRQLKALQAITEQIHERITSSHYLYNRLKEDVHSNLLLDGFRELLRQLGSTVQQLGYATLMNNPFQVSPGLLWGIQALGDQLQFSHEKTPFSAHTVNALRFLQKNLLEIVLLLNSVDKLLTTANSLPTEKKAATTASAMSALQQIRSHFSFKSPLFRHACRMSLCLVAAYGLLQLFNIKQGFWVLLTCLFVCQSSYTATRRRLFQRIAGTCSGLMLSLPLLWFSPEPGIQLILMAVAAVLFFAQLRNNYSVAVIFITLYAMTAFGLLGIEEKSIILPRFVDTLLGSILSFGAVTVLWPEWQYQRIPELLTNATRCNYEYLKSIISALQTSDRDEKFNQKRIAAHHADSALAQAWINMQTDPKQQRRYTSLCAALIYRNHSLLSYVSALGIHQELHGSLFEPQLIKYAESLFAALDESVTALSGNNNDAPIALASLSASPYSDTAQDTDQKAELIRQEMNHIGIMTTEILKLSRLLKPLIQGHSADKSFFRSK, from the coding sequence ATGCTTGCTTTCACCCGATTTTTGCAGCGGTTTATTACGGATACGCATGTCTTTTTCGCCTTAAAAGTATCGTGCGCTCTGGCCGGTGTGCTTCTGCCCGGACTATATCTGGACATGACTCATGAAACGGTAGCAATGTCGCTGGGTATTGTGGCCGGTGCCATTGCCGAACCGGACGACTCTCCGGCCGGACGGGTCAAGTCGTTACTGCTGACACTGGCGTGTTTCTGGATCGCCACCCTGTCAGTGCAGCTGCTATACCCCTACCCCTGGCTGTTCGCCGGAGGGCTTTTCGTTTCCGCCTTCTCTTTTATTATGCTCGGCGGATTAGGCAAACGTTACAGCAGTATCAGCTTTGGCAGTCTGCTGGTTGCCGTGTATTCCATGATGGGTGCCGCTCAGGCGCCGACGATCTGGTTCCAGCCGGTCTGGTTATGTACCGGCGCATTGTGGTATGGCTTTATTTCTTTATGCTGGTTATGGATCACCCCGAATAAACCATTGCGGGAGCAGCTTGCGCAAAGCTGCTTTTCTCTGGCCCGGTATTGCACCCAGAAAGCCTGGTTGTTTCCAAGTAATGCGGATGAGCAGCCGACCATTCATCAGAAATTGGCCATTCTGAATGTGGATTGCATGGCATCCATTAATCTGTGCCAGGAGATGATCGCACGCCGGACTGATCCCTTTGATCAGGAATTGCGACAGTTAAAAGCGCTGCAAGCCATTACCGAACAGATCCATGAACGGATCACGTCCAGCCACTATCTCTATAACCGGCTGAAGGAAGACGTGCACAGTAATCTGCTGCTGGATGGATTCCGTGAGCTGCTCCGGCAACTCGGCAGTACTGTGCAGCAACTGGGCTATGCAACTCTGATGAATAATCCCTTTCAGGTTTCACCAGGATTACTCTGGGGCATTCAGGCGCTGGGTGATCAGCTGCAATTCAGCCATGAGAAAACACCGTTTTCGGCTCACACCGTCAATGCTCTGCGGTTTTTACAAAAAAACCTGCTCGAAATTGTACTGCTGCTGAATTCGGTTGATAAATTGCTCACCACTGCAAACTCATTACCTACGGAGAAAAAAGCGGCTACAACAGCATCCGCGATGTCAGCGCTGCAACAAATCAGGTCTCACTTCAGTTTTAAATCGCCGCTGTTCCGTCACGCCTGCCGCATGAGTCTGTGTCTGGTTGCGGCTTATGGCTTGCTGCAACTGTTTAATATTAAACAGGGTTTCTGGGTATTGCTGACGTGTCTGTTTGTTTGCCAGTCCAGTTATACGGCAACCCGGCGACGTCTGTTCCAGCGTATTGCCGGCACTTGCAGTGGTTTGATGCTGAGCCTGCCGCTACTCTGGTTTTCACCGGAACCGGGTATTCAGCTTATTCTGATGGCCGTTGCAGCAGTGCTGTTTTTTGCCCAGTTGAGAAACAATTACAGCGTTGCGGTCATTTTTATTACCCTGTACGCAATGACCGCATTCGGCCTGCTGGGTATAGAAGAAAAAAGCATCATACTGCCGCGTTTTGTCGATACCCTGCTCGGCAGCATACTCTCTTTCGGTGCAGTCACGGTGCTGTGGCCGGAATGGCAATATCAGCGGATTCCTGAATTACTGACTAATGCCACCCGCTGCAACTATGAATATCTGAAATCGATCATATCGGCGTTACAGACTTCAGACCGGGATGAAAAATTCAACCAGAAGCGGATTGCGGCCCACCACGCAGATAGTGCACTGGCTCAGGCGTGGATCAATATGCAGACCGATCCCAAGCAACAGCGGCGTTACACCAGCTTGTGTGCGGCCCTGATTTACCGCAACCACAGTCTGTTGTCTTATGTCTCTGCACTTGGCATTCATCAGGAATTGCACGGTTCACTGTTTGAACCACAACTGATCAAATACGCTGAATCTCTGTTTGCGGCATTGGATGAGTCAGTCACTGCTTTATCAGGGAACAACAACGATGCCCCGATTGCACTGGCATCCTTATCGGCCAGCCCCTACTCAGATACGGCTCAGGATACCGATCAGAAAGCAGAATTGATTCGGCAGGAAATGAATCATATCGGTATCATGACTACTGAAATATTAAAACTATCCCGATTGTTAAAGCCGCTGATACAAGGTCACAGCGCAGATAAATCATTTTTCCGGAGTAAATAG
- a CDS encoding type I restriction-modification system subunit M — translation MNELEQQFLKDLEKKLWNAADKLRATLDAAQYKHAVLGLIFVKYVSDAFSIRQDEIKADLANPEHEYYLDPDDFTPEELAEEIAIELEQRDYYTEKNVFWLPTESRWKFLQDNGPLVIGGADLVIDSKPKKITSVGHLIDNALEGIERDNPKLKGVLNKHYAALKIDQAKLNELINLIATIPFTHKSLNSKDILGHIYEYFLGEFALAEGKKGGQFYTPASIVTLIVEMIEPFEGRVYDPAMGSGGFFVQSEKFIERYAGKNNIDPLTQKQKISIYGQEYNYTTWQLAAMNMAIRGLDYDFGKEPASTYTNDQHPDLRADFIMANPPFNMKEWDAGVDDNDPRWKYGKPPSGNANFAWLQHMLYHLAPNGSQALLLANGSMSSTTNNEGEIRKNLVTNDLIECMVALPGQLFTNTQIPACIWFLTNNKGERTDKAGRKLRNRKGEVLFIDARQLGYMKDRVLRDFTMDDIQKVADIFHAWKMGEAVNGVAYEDQAGFCKSASLEEITKHDFVLTPGRYVGAAVEEDDGIPFTEKMATLTEKLSEQFAESAKLEAEIKQKLVGLGYEL, via the coding sequence ATGAACGAACTAGAACAGCAATTTTTAAAAGATTTAGAGAAGAAGCTGTGGAATGCCGCAGATAAGCTCAGAGCAACGTTAGACGCAGCACAATACAAACACGCCGTGCTGGGTCTTATCTTCGTGAAATATGTTTCTGATGCTTTTTCTATTCGTCAGGATGAAATCAAAGCCGATCTTGCCAACCCAGAGCATGAATATTACCTAGACCCGGACGATTTCACGCCAGAAGAGCTGGCAGAAGAAATCGCGATTGAACTTGAACAACGCGATTACTACACCGAGAAAAACGTATTCTGGCTGCCCACAGAATCTCGCTGGAAGTTTCTGCAAGACAATGGCCCACTTGTGATTGGTGGTGCTGATTTAGTCATTGATAGCAAACCCAAGAAAATCACCTCGGTGGGTCATCTGATTGATAATGCACTGGAAGGGATCGAACGCGATAACCCGAAACTGAAAGGCGTGCTCAACAAGCACTATGCTGCGCTTAAAATCGACCAAGCGAAACTGAATGAACTCATCAATCTGATTGCCACCATTCCGTTCACTCATAAATCACTCAACAGCAAAGATATTCTCGGTCATATCTACGAATATTTCTTAGGCGAATTTGCTTTGGCTGAGGGTAAGAAAGGCGGTCAGTTTTATACGCCAGCCTCAATTGTGACTCTGATTGTTGAAATGATTGAGCCATTTGAAGGCCGCGTCTATGACCCTGCAATGGGTTCGGGTGGCTTCTTCGTTCAGTCTGAAAAATTTATTGAGCGTTATGCCGGTAAAAACAACATTGACCCACTCACGCAAAAACAGAAGATCTCGATCTACGGTCAGGAATACAACTACACCACCTGGCAGTTGGCAGCAATGAACATGGCGATCCGAGGTCTCGATTATGATTTCGGTAAAGAACCTGCCAGCACCTACACCAACGACCAACACCCAGATCTACGGGCTGACTTCATCATGGCTAACCCACCTTTTAATATGAAGGAATGGGATGCTGGGGTTGATGATAACGACCCGCGTTGGAAATATGGCAAACCACCATCAGGCAATGCGAACTTTGCGTGGTTACAGCATATGCTTTACCACCTTGCACCGAATGGCTCGCAAGCACTTCTCCTTGCCAACGGCTCCATGAGTTCAACCACCAACAACGAAGGTGAGATCCGCAAGAATTTAGTCACCAACGATTTGATTGAATGTATGGTTGCACTGCCCGGTCAACTGTTTACCAACACGCAGATCCCAGCCTGTATCTGGTTTTTAACCAATAACAAAGGCGAACGCACCGATAAAGCCGGTCGTAAATTGCGTAACCGCAAAGGTGAAGTACTGTTTATCGATGCGCGTCAGCTTGGTTATATGAAAGACCGTGTGCTGCGTGATTTCACCATGGATGATATTCAAAAAGTCGCTGACATTTTCCATGCTTGGAAAATGGGCGAAGCTGTGAATGGCGTGGCTTACGAAGATCAGGCAGGTTTCTGTAAATCAGCCTCCTTGGAAGAAATAACAAAACATGATTTTGTGCTGACACCGGGACGATATGTGGGTGCAGCCGTTGAAGAAGATGATGGCATTCCTTTTACCGAGAAAATGGCAACGTTAACTGAAAAACTGAGTGAGCAATTTGCTGAATCAGCCAAATTAGAAGCAGAAATTAAACAGAAATTGGTGGGGCTTGGTTATGAGCTGTAA